The Bacteroidia bacterium genome segment ACGGCATGCTCCATGCCCCTCACGCAGATGACCTGTGCAGTTATGTCTTTACCTTGTTTAAGTTTGAAGTACAAGTACTTACAAGCTAAAATCTTGTATAACACACAGAGAAACGATGGTTTCAGAGATCTCTTGCGTGAGGCATGCGGAGGGTGGGCGTTAGCCCAGTGCGGAGCGAAGCGCAGCACCGAAGCGATAGCGTAGCCCGTAGCACGCCGACCTTGCCCACACGAGCGCAAGCGAAGTGTGGGCAAGGGCACGCCAAAAAAATTAAAATTTAACTTTACATATATTGACTGTTGCAATATGAAAGTGTGGCTATTTTTAGTTTTGATGAGCTTCTGTCTATTGTCAAAAGCACAACCTACTGTGGATAGTTTATTGCTTGGACATCAAAAAAAAGTACCATCCGTGTATAATCACCCTGAGGTCAAGCTAAAATTGCACTACAATCCGATTGTATCAGCAGGCATGTTTTTTCTGTATTTTTATCAGAAAATAATTTCAAACCAAATAGGAGCGTCCTGCGCATACGAACCCAGCTGCTCTCAATTTTGCCGTCAAGGTATTGCAAAAAAAGGTTTTGTTCGTGGCGTCTTACTTACAGGGGATAGATTACAGCGCTGCACGCCGTTTAATGTTACATACATACGAGCTAAAAGCCAAAATCTGAAAAATGGCAAAATTTATGACCCCGTACAATAAGAAGAAAACAAAAAAATCATTTTTTATATGGATTGTAAAAAAATGTCTATATTTGCGGTCCAAAATAAAAAGTAAGTATGAAAGTACGTTCTGCAATTAAAAAACGGAGTGAAGATTGTAAAATTGTAAAGCGAAAAGGAAGACTATACGTCATAAACAAGAAAAATCCACGTTACAAACAAAGACAAGGATAAAAGAATATGGCACGCATAGCAGGAGTTGACTTACCAAAAAACAAGCGCGGTGAAATTGCTTTGACCTATATTTATGGCATAGGTCGTTCTACCGCAAGAAAAATTTTATCTGAATTAGGTATCCATTTTGACAAAAAAGTTTCAGAATGGACTGACGAAGAGCAGACCAAAATCCGCGAGTATATCACTAACAACCTAAAAGTAGAAGGTGAATTACGAGCGGAAGTACAGCTAAACATTAAACGTTTGATGGATATTGGTTGCTATCGCGGGATTAGGCACCGCAAGGGCTTGCCTGTACGCGGTCAGCGCACACGTACGAATGCTAGAACCAGAAAAGGTAAAAGAAAAACAGTTCCAGGAAAGAAAAAAGCTACAGCTAAAAAATAATCTAACTTATGAGCAAATCGGCGAAAGAGAAAGGAAAGAAAAGAGTTGTCAAAGTAGAAGCAGAAGGACAAGTACATATTCAAGCTTCGTTCAACAATATTATTATTTCTGTTACTAACATGAACGGCGATGTGATTACTTGGTCCTCTGCGGGTAAGATGAATTTCAGGGGTTCAAAAAAGAATACTCCCTATGCAGCCCAGGTAGCTACAACGGCTTGTGTAAAAGAGGCATACGATTTAGGATTACGCAAGGCAGATGTTTACATCAAAGGACCTGGGGCAGGAAGAGAAGCTGCTATTCGCGCAGTACAAAGCGCAGGAGTAGAAATTGTTACAATTTACGATGTTACACCTATTCCGCATAATGGTTGTAGACCTCCTAAAAAACGTAGAGTATAAAATAAATTCTCAATTTTTACTTGAAGTATGGCAAGATACATAGGACCTACCTCAAAGATAGCAAGGCGATTCAGGGAACCAATTTTTGGTCCAGACAAGAGCTTAGAAAGAAAAAACTATCCGCCTGGACAGCACGGTCGTACAAGAAAAACAAAACCTTCTGAATACGCTGCACAATTAGCAGAAAAGCAAAAAGCAAAATATACTTACGGTTTGTTAGAAAGACAGTTTCGTAACTTGTACAAAAGAGCTTCACGCAAAAAAGGTATAAAAGGTGAGAACTTACTAAAACTTCTTGAAGCAAGGTTAGATAACACTGTCTTTCGCATGGGTTTTGCGCCCACACGTCGCGCAGCTCGGCAACTAGTTACACACAAACACGTGTGTGTAAATGGTGAAGTAGTTAATATCCCCTCTTACACTTTGAAGCCTGGCGATGTAGTGGAGATTAGAGAAAAAAGTAAGGCTTTAGAAGTAGTCAACACTTCTATCAAGCAGTCAGGTAACAAGCGATTCCCCTGGTTAGACGTAGACAAAGCAAACTATAAAGGGATATTTCTTACTTATCCCGAGCGCGCAGATATTCCTGAAAAAATAAATGAGCAGCTGATTGTAGAGCTATACTCAAAGTAATCCTGCTTAAATTTGATAAACTTAAAAAATTTTGGCATATTTGCACTCTATTCCAATTGAGAAAATATGGGAATATTCGATAATTTTCAAATTCCTCAAAATGTGGTGATGGAAAAGGTAAACGACTTTGAAGGTCGCTTTACCTTTGAGCCACTTGAAAAAGGATATGGTATTACGATAGGCAATGCATTGCGAAGAGTACTACTTTCTTCTTTGGAGGGATATGCTTTTACTTCTGTACGTATTTCAGGGGTAGAGCATGAGTTTAGTACTATACCTGGAGTCGTACAAGATGTAACAGAAATGATTCTCAATCTCAAAGCTATACGCTTAAAACCTATTACGCACACTAACGAAAAAATTGTTGTTAAAATTAAGAATCAATCTACCTTCACAGGCAAAGACATAGCCAAAGTTTCCTCTGCTTTTGAGGTGCTTAACCCCGATCAACTCATCTGCGAAATGGACCCCGAAGTAGCCGCCTTTGAAATAGAACTTACCGCAGAAAAAGGTAGAGGCTACGTACCTGCCGAAGAAAACCGAAAAGGTGAACAGGTAATCGGTGTTATTCCTATTGACTCTATTCACACTCCTATCAAAAATGTCAAGTACGAAGTAGAAAATACCCGCGTCGGACAAAAAACAGACTATGAAAAACTCATCTTAGAAATTAAAACTGAC includes the following:
- the rpsD gene encoding 30S ribosomal protein S4, coding for MARYIGPTSKIARRFREPIFGPDKSLERKNYPPGQHGRTRKTKPSEYAAQLAEKQKAKYTYGLLERQFRNLYKRASRKKGIKGENLLKLLEARLDNTVFRMGFAPTRRAARQLVTHKHVCVNGEVVNIPSYTLKPGDVVEIREKSKALEVVNTSIKQSGNKRFPWLDVDKANYKGIFLTYPERADIPEKINEQLIVELYSK
- the rpmJ gene encoding 50S ribosomal protein L36, which gives rise to MKVRSAIKKRSEDCKIVKRKGRLYVINKKNPRYKQRQG
- the yidD gene encoding membrane protein insertion efficiency factor YidD, translating into MKVWLFLVLMSFCLLSKAQPTVDSLLLGHQKKVPSVYNHPEVKLKLHYNPIVSAGMFFLYFYQKIISNQIGASCAYEPSCSQFCRQGIAKKGFVRGVLLTGDRLQRCTPFNVTYIRAKSQNLKNGKIYDPVQ
- the rpsK gene encoding 30S ribosomal protein S11, which codes for MSKSAKEKGKKRVVKVEAEGQVHIQASFNNIIISVTNMNGDVITWSSAGKMNFRGSKKNTPYAAQVATTACVKEAYDLGLRKADVYIKGPGAGREAAIRAVQSAGVEIVTIYDVTPIPHNGCRPPKKRRV
- a CDS encoding DNA-directed RNA polymerase subunit alpha yields the protein MGIFDNFQIPQNVVMEKVNDFEGRFTFEPLEKGYGITIGNALRRVLLSSLEGYAFTSVRISGVEHEFSTIPGVVQDVTEMILNLKAIRLKPITHTNEKIVVKIKNQSTFTGKDIAKVSSAFEVLNPDQLICEMDPEVAAFEIELTAEKGRGYVPAEENRKGEQVIGVIPIDSIHTPIKNVKYEVENTRVGQKTDYEKLILEIKTDGSISPEESLKQAANILIRHFMLFSDQNIQLYTEKPEVKEEVDENYHQMRKLLKTSLADLDLSVRAYNCLKAADIKTLGDLVQYNINDMLKFRNFGKKSLHEIEELIAEKGLSFGMDVSKYRLDED
- the rpsM gene encoding 30S ribosomal protein S13 — its product is MARIAGVDLPKNKRGEIALTYIYGIGRSTARKILSELGIHFDKKVSEWTDEEQTKIREYITNNLKVEGELRAEVQLNIKRLMDIGCYRGIRHRKGLPVRGQRTRTNARTRKGKRKTVPGKKKATAKK